Proteins encoded by one window of Jatrophihabitans sp.:
- a CDS encoding nucleotide pyrophosphatase/phosphodiesterase family protein, translated as MSTASPPLAGIVDYGKSSLSDVLPSALAALGVDGEPNTLEIEPAECVVVLLVDGLGWQLLSEHARHAPFLSSLAARQLTAGFPTTTAVSITSLGTGVPPGQHGITGYTTRADGVGEPVNWLTWRGVYSGADLSDEQPPEQVQPVATAFERAEAAGVSASVVSAPAFGHSGLTRAALRGARYVPAFTAADTATAVASVARARRGLIYCYNSELDLIGHVHGCHSEAWRLQLELIDKAAQLLAERLPPGVRLLVTADHGMLDVPEQAKIDYDSEPSLSDGVELLGGEPRVRYLHVAPGQLDSVRSRWAELVGHGMALLTRDEAIERGWFGPSVSEPARSRIGDLVAVSVSELAVVRRKVASRNAQLVGYHGALTDAELLVPLLSR; from the coding sequence ATGAGCACCGCATCGCCACCGCTGGCCGGCATCGTCGACTACGGCAAATCCTCGCTGTCTGACGTGCTGCCGTCAGCCCTGGCAGCCCTGGGAGTGGACGGCGAGCCGAACACGCTGGAGATCGAGCCGGCCGAGTGCGTCGTGGTGCTGCTGGTGGACGGCCTGGGGTGGCAGCTGCTGAGCGAGCACGCCCGGCACGCCCCGTTCCTGTCGAGCCTGGCGGCCCGCCAGCTGACGGCAGGTTTCCCGACCACCACCGCGGTCAGCATCACCTCGCTCGGCACCGGCGTCCCGCCAGGCCAGCACGGCATCACCGGTTACACCACCCGAGCCGACGGAGTGGGCGAACCGGTCAATTGGCTCACCTGGCGCGGCGTCTACTCCGGCGCCGATCTGAGCGATGAGCAGCCGCCCGAACAGGTCCAGCCGGTGGCCACCGCCTTCGAACGAGCCGAGGCGGCCGGGGTCAGCGCGTCGGTGGTGTCCGCGCCCGCGTTCGGCCACAGCGGATTGACCCGGGCGGCGCTGCGTGGCGCGCGCTACGTCCCGGCGTTCACCGCCGCCGACACCGCGACCGCGGTCGCGAGCGTAGCCAGAGCCCGGCGCGGGTTGATCTACTGCTACAACTCCGAGCTGGACCTGATCGGGCACGTGCACGGCTGCCACTCCGAGGCGTGGCGGCTCCAGCTGGAGCTGATCGACAAGGCAGCCCAGCTGCTCGCCGAGCGACTGCCGCCGGGCGTCCGGCTGCTGGTCACCGCCGACCACGGCATGCTCGACGTCCCCGAGCAGGCCAAGATCGATTACGACAGCGAGCCATCGCTTTCCGACGGTGTGGAGTTGCTCGGGGGCGAGCCCCGGGTGCGTTACCTGCACGTCGCGCCGGGTCAACTCGACAGCGTGCGCTCGCGCTGGGCCGAGCTGGTCGGGCACGGGATGGCGCTGCTGACAAGGGATGAGGCGATAGAGCGGGGCTGGTTCGGTCCGAGCGTCAGCGAGCCGGCGCGCAGCAGGATCGGTGACCTGGTCGCGGTGTCGGTGTCAGAGCTGGCGGTGGTGCGCCGCAAAGTCGCGTCCCGCAACGCGCAGCTCGTCGGGTACCACGGCGCCCTGACCGACGCCGAGCTACTGGTCCCGCTGCTGTCCCGGTAA
- a CDS encoding NAD(P)-dependent oxidoreductase yields MRVLVTGARGKVGRAAVAELAAAGHDVLCTDLGAPTYERAEPDMPPYVRADLTDAGAAFQLVRGMDAVLHCAAIPEPTQDIAHAVFANNLLAAFNVIEACVRFGVSRLVNLSSETVPGMIFAERPFEPSYFPIDEEHPVQPQDPYALGKLFGEQLCTAATQRSDLCCVSIRPTWVQDAGSYARNLGPMVAAAFAGAPEPTVNGWSYIDAYDLAIALRLAVESDLPGHEVFYICSPDAAGVSDTVAALRAQYGDRVQYRDFARPDASGTSAAKAQRMLGWQPTRGWRDYLTEDGQPLPGQQRDQ; encoded by the coding sequence ATGCGGGTGCTGGTGACCGGAGCCCGGGGCAAAGTCGGCCGGGCCGCCGTCGCCGAGCTGGCCGCCGCCGGGCATGACGTGCTGTGCACCGACCTCGGCGCGCCGACCTACGAGCGCGCCGAGCCGGACATGCCGCCCTACGTGCGGGCTGACCTGACCGACGCCGGAGCTGCGTTTCAGCTGGTGCGCGGGATGGACGCGGTGCTGCACTGCGCGGCCATTCCCGAGCCCACCCAGGACATCGCGCACGCGGTGTTCGCCAACAACCTGCTGGCCGCGTTCAACGTCATCGAGGCCTGCGTCCGGTTCGGGGTGTCGCGGCTGGTGAACCTGTCGTCGGAGACGGTGCCCGGCATGATCTTCGCCGAGCGGCCGTTCGAGCCGTCCTACTTCCCGATCGACGAAGAGCATCCGGTGCAGCCGCAAGACCCCTACGCCCTCGGCAAGCTGTTCGGCGAGCAGCTATGCACGGCGGCGACGCAGCGCTCGGACCTGTGCTGCGTCTCGATCCGGCCGACCTGGGTGCAGGACGCGGGATCGTATGCGCGCAATCTGGGGCCGATGGTGGCCGCCGCCTTCGCCGGCGCTCCGGAGCCGACGGTGAACGGCTGGTCCTACATCGACGCCTACGACCTGGCGATTGCCTTGCGCCTTGCTGTCGAGTCAGATCTGCCGGGGCATGAGGTGTTCTACATCTGCTCGCCGGACGCGGCCGGGGTTTCCGACACCGTCGCCGCGTTGCGCGCGCAGTATGGCGACCGGGTGCAGTACCGGGACTTCGCGCGGCCCGACGCCAGCGGCACCTCGGCAGCGAAGGCGCAGCGGATGCTGGGCTGGCAGCCCACCCGCGGCTGGCGCGACTACCTCACCGAGGACGGCCAGCCGTTACCGGGACAGCAGCGGGACCAGTAG